The Streptomyces sp. CC0208 genome window below encodes:
- a CDS encoding replication-associated recombination protein A, with the protein MEPDLFTAAAEERQEKDPAGSPLAVRMRPRTLDEVVGQQHLLKPGSPLRRLVGEGSGGPAGPSSVILWGPPGTGKTTLAYVVSKATNKRFVELSAITAGVKEVRAVIEGARRATGGFGKETVLFLDEIHRFSKAQQDSLLPAVENRWVTLIAATTENPYFSIISPLLSRSLLLTLEPLTDDDVRGLLKRALSDERGLKDAVALPEDTEDHLLRIAGGDARRALTALEAAAGAALDKGEPEITLTTLEETVDRAAVKYDRDGDQHYDVASALIKSIRGSDVDAALHYLARMIEAGEDPRFIARRLMISASEDIGLADPNALPIAVAAAQAVAMIGFPEAALTLSHATIALALAPKSNAATMAIGVAMEDVRKGLAGPVPPHLRDGHYKGAAKLGHAQGYVYPHDLPEGIAEQQYAPDAIKDRAYYEPTRHGAEARYADAVEWTRKHLGRKRS; encoded by the coding sequence GTGGAGCCCGATCTGTTCACCGCCGCGGCGGAAGAGCGCCAGGAGAAGGACCCGGCCGGCAGTCCCCTGGCGGTCCGGATGCGCCCGCGCACCCTCGACGAGGTGGTGGGCCAGCAGCACCTGCTCAAGCCGGGCTCGCCGCTGCGCCGGCTGGTCGGCGAGGGCAGCGGCGGCCCCGCAGGACCCTCCTCGGTGATCCTCTGGGGCCCGCCCGGCACCGGCAAGACGACCCTGGCGTACGTCGTCTCCAAGGCGACGAACAAGCGCTTCGTGGAGCTCTCCGCGATCACCGCCGGCGTCAAGGAGGTCCGCGCGGTCATCGAGGGCGCCCGCCGCGCCACCGGCGGCTTCGGCAAGGAGACCGTCCTCTTCCTGGACGAGATCCACCGCTTCAGCAAGGCCCAGCAGGACTCCCTGCTCCCCGCGGTCGAGAACCGCTGGGTGACCCTGATCGCGGCCACCACCGAGAACCCGTACTTCTCGATCATCTCGCCACTGCTGTCCCGGTCTCTGCTGCTGACCCTCGAACCGCTCACCGACGACGACGTCAGAGGACTGCTGAAGCGGGCGCTGAGCGACGAGCGCGGTCTGAAGGACGCCGTCGCCCTCCCCGAGGACACCGAGGATCACCTCCTGAGGATCGCCGGCGGCGACGCCCGCCGCGCCCTGACCGCCCTGGAGGCGGCCGCCGGGGCCGCGCTCGACAAGGGCGAGCCGGAGATCACCCTCACCACGCTGGAGGAGACGGTCGACCGCGCGGCCGTGAAGTACGACCGTGACGGCGACCAGCACTACGACGTGGCCAGCGCCCTCATCAAGTCCATCAGGGGCTCCGACGTCGACGCGGCCCTGCACTACCTGGCCCGGATGATCGAGGCCGGCGAGGACCCCCGCTTCATCGCCCGCCGCCTGATGATCTCCGCCAGCGAGGACATCGGCCTCGCCGACCCGAACGCCCTGCCCATAGCCGTGGCCGCGGCCCAGGCCGTCGCCATGATCGGCTTCCCCGAGGCCGCGCTGACCCTGAGCCACGCCACCATCGCGCTCGCCCTGGCCCCGAAGTCCAACGCCGCGACCATGGCGATCGGCGTCGCCATGGAGGACGTACGCAAGGGGCTGGCCGGGCCGGTGCCGCCGCATCTGCGGGACGGGCACTACAAGGGCGCCGCCAAGCTCGGGCACGCGCAGGGGTACGTGTATCCGCACGACCTGCCCGAGGGGATCGCCGAGCAGCAGTACGCCCCGGACGCCATCAAGGACCGCGCGTACTACGAACCGACCCGGCACGGCGCCGAGGCCCGGTACGCGGACGCGGTGGAGTGGACCCGCAAGCACCTCGGTCGCAAGCGGTCCTGA
- a CDS encoding vitamin K epoxide reductase family protein → MSKTTVKDVSTRPEPSSANADAAPRTVGGSRAFALLLVITGAAGLLAAWVITIDKFKILEGKVSGKTFTPSCSLNPIVSCGSVMESKQAAAFGFPNPMLGLVAYGIVICVGMSLLARATFPRWYWLTFNFGTLFGVAFCTWLQFQSLYRINALCLWCSLAWVATITMFWYVTSFNIRNDLLSSPGWLKRFLAEFTWVLPVTHCGIIAMMILTRWGDKLWA, encoded by the coding sequence ATGAGCAAGACCACAGTGAAAGACGTCTCCACGCGGCCCGAGCCCTCGTCGGCGAACGCCGACGCCGCGCCCCGGACGGTGGGCGGCAGCCGTGCCTTCGCCCTGCTGCTGGTGATCACCGGCGCCGCCGGACTGCTCGCCGCGTGGGTCATCACGATCGACAAGTTCAAGATCCTCGAGGGCAAGGTCAGCGGCAAGACGTTCACGCCGAGCTGCTCCCTCAACCCGATCGTCTCCTGCGGCAGCGTGATGGAGAGCAAGCAGGCCGCCGCCTTCGGGTTCCCCAACCCGATGCTGGGCCTGGTCGCCTACGGCATCGTGATCTGTGTCGGCATGAGCCTGCTGGCCCGCGCCACCTTCCCGCGCTGGTACTGGCTCACCTTCAACTTCGGCACGCTCTTCGGCGTGGCCTTCTGCACCTGGCTGCAGTTCCAGTCGCTGTACCGCATCAACGCCCTGTGCCTGTGGTGCTCGCTGGCCTGGGTCGCGACGATCACCATGTTCTGGTACGTGACCTCCTTCAACATCCGCAACGACCTGCTGTCGTCCCCGGGCTGGCTCAAGCGGTTCCTCGCCGAGTTCACCTGGGTCCTGCCGGTCACGCACTGCGGCATCATCGCGATGATGATCCTGACCCGCTGGGGCGACAAGCTCTGGGCCTGA
- a CDS encoding DUF948 domain-containing protein has product MSGGEVAGILVAVFWAILVSFLAVALARLAQTLKATTKLVADVTDQAVPLLAEASTAVRSAQTQIERVDAIASDVQEVTSNASALSTTVASTFGGPLVKVAAFGYGVRRAISGRKDDMPAKPSRRTVIVGRTVSRGRGKKD; this is encoded by the coding sequence GTGTCCGGTGGAGAGGTTGCCGGAATCCTGGTGGCCGTCTTCTGGGCGATCCTGGTCTCCTTCCTCGCCGTCGCGCTGGCGAGGCTGGCCCAGACGCTCAAGGCGACCACCAAGCTCGTGGCGGACGTGACCGACCAGGCCGTCCCGCTGCTGGCCGAGGCCTCCACCGCGGTGCGCTCCGCGCAGACCCAGATCGAGCGGGTCGACGCGATCGCCTCGGACGTCCAGGAGGTCACGTCGAACGCCTCCGCGCTGTCCACCACCGTCGCCTCCACCTTCGGCGGCCCCCTGGTCAAGGTCGCGGCCTTCGGCTACGGCGTGCGCCGTGCGATCAGCGGCCGCAAGGACGACATGCCCGCCAAACCCTCCCGGCGTACCGTGATCGTGGGCCGGACGGTCTCCCGGGGCCGAGGCAAGAAGGACTGA
- the alaS gene encoding alanine--tRNA ligase → MESAEIRRRWLSFFEERGHTVVPSASLIADDPTLLLVPAGMVPFKPYFLGEVKPPFDRATSVQKCVRTPDIEEVGKTTRHGTFFQMCGNFSFGDYFKEGAIKYAWELLTSPQDKGGYGLEADRLWITVYKDDDEAERIWHEVVGVPKERIQRLGMKDNYWSMGVPGPCGPCSEINYDRGPEFGVEGGPAVNDERYVEIWNLVFMQYERGEGIGKDNFEILGELPSKNIDTGLGLERLAMILQGVQNMYEIDTSMAVIKKATELTGVAYGDAHDSDVSLRVVTDHMRTSVMLIGDGVTPGNEGRGYVLRRIMRRAIRNMRLLGATGPVVLDLVDTVIAMMGQQYPELVTDRERIEKVAVAEENAFLKTLKAGTNILDTAVTETKAAGGKVLAGDKAFLLHDTWGFPIDLTLEMAAEQGLSVDEDGFRRLMKEQRERAKADAQGKKTGHAGAGAYRAIADQAGETEFLGYSDTESESTIVGILVDGASSPAATEGDEVEIVLDRTPFYAEGGGQIGDTGRIKVDSGAVIEIRDCQKPVPGVYVHKGVVQFGEVTVGAKAHAAIDNRRRTAIARAHSATHLTHQALRDALGPTAAQAGSENQPGRFRFDFGSPSAVPTAVMTDVEQKINEVLARDLDVRADVMGIDEAKKQGAIAEFGEKYGERVRVVTIGDFSKELCGGTHVHNTSQLGLVKLLGESSIGSGVRRIEALVGVDAYNFLAREHTVVAQLQELIKGRPEELPEKVSAMLGKLKDAEKEIEKFRAEKVLQAAAGLAESAKDVRGIAVVTGQVPDGTTPDDLRKLVLDVRGRIQGGRAAVVALFTVNNGKPLTVIATNEPARERGLKAGDLVRTAAKTLGGGGGGKPDVAQGGGQNPAAIGEAVDAVERTVGETAK, encoded by the coding sequence ATGGAGTCGGCCGAGATTCGCCGCCGCTGGCTGAGCTTCTTCGAGGAGCGCGGGCACACCGTCGTCCCTTCGGCGTCGCTCATCGCGGACGACCCGACTCTGCTCCTCGTCCCCGCTGGCATGGTGCCCTTCAAGCCCTACTTCCTGGGTGAGGTCAAGCCCCCCTTCGACCGCGCCACCAGCGTGCAGAAGTGCGTGCGCACGCCGGACATCGAAGAGGTCGGCAAGACCACCCGGCACGGCACGTTCTTCCAGATGTGCGGCAACTTCTCCTTCGGCGACTACTTCAAGGAAGGCGCCATCAAGTACGCCTGGGAGCTGCTCACCAGCCCCCAGGACAAGGGTGGTTACGGCCTTGAGGCCGATCGTCTGTGGATCACCGTCTACAAGGACGACGACGAGGCCGAGCGCATCTGGCACGAGGTCGTCGGTGTGCCCAAGGAGCGCATCCAGCGCCTCGGCATGAAGGACAACTACTGGTCCATGGGCGTTCCCGGACCCTGTGGCCCCTGTTCCGAGATCAACTACGACCGCGGCCCCGAGTTCGGCGTCGAGGGCGGCCCCGCCGTCAACGACGAGCGGTACGTGGAGATCTGGAACCTCGTCTTCATGCAGTACGAGCGCGGCGAGGGCATCGGCAAGGACAACTTCGAGATCCTCGGCGAGCTCCCCAGCAAGAACATCGACACCGGCCTCGGACTCGAGCGCCTGGCGATGATCCTGCAGGGCGTGCAGAACATGTACGAGATCGACACCTCCATGGCCGTCATCAAGAAGGCCACCGAGCTGACCGGCGTGGCCTACGGCGACGCCCACGACTCGGACGTCTCGCTGCGCGTGGTCACCGACCACATGCGCACGTCCGTCATGCTCATCGGCGACGGTGTCACCCCCGGCAACGAGGGCCGCGGCTACGTCCTGCGCCGCATCATGCGCCGGGCCATCCGCAACATGCGCCTGCTCGGTGCCACCGGCCCGGTCGTGCTGGACCTGGTCGACACCGTGATCGCCATGATGGGCCAGCAGTACCCGGAGCTGGTCACCGACCGCGAGCGCATCGAGAAGGTCGCCGTCGCCGAGGAGAACGCCTTCCTCAAGACGCTGAAGGCCGGCACCAACATCCTCGACACCGCCGTCACCGAGACCAAGGCCGCCGGCGGCAAGGTCCTCGCCGGTGACAAGGCGTTCCTGCTCCACGACACCTGGGGCTTCCCGATCGACCTCACCCTGGAGATGGCCGCCGAACAGGGCCTGTCCGTGGACGAGGACGGCTTCCGCCGCCTGATGAAGGAGCAGCGGGAGCGCGCCAAGGCCGACGCCCAGGGCAAGAAGACCGGCCACGCCGGCGCGGGCGCCTACCGTGCGATCGCCGACCAGGCGGGCGAGACCGAGTTCCTCGGTTACTCGGACACCGAGAGCGAGTCCACGATCGTCGGCATCCTCGTCGACGGCGCTTCCTCCCCGGCCGCCACCGAGGGCGACGAAGTCGAGATCGTCCTGGACCGCACCCCGTTCTACGCCGAGGGCGGCGGTCAGATCGGCGACACCGGCCGCATCAAGGTCGACTCCGGTGCCGTCATCGAGATCCGCGACTGTCAGAAGCCGGTCCCGGGCGTCTACGTCCACAAGGGCGTCGTCCAGTTCGGCGAGGTGACCGTCGGTGCCAAGGCCCACGCCGCCATCGACAACCGCAGGCGTACGGCCATCGCGCGCGCCCACTCGGCCACCCACCTCACCCACCAGGCGCTGCGGGACGCGCTCGGCCCCACGGCCGCCCAGGCCGGTTCCGAGAACCAGCCCGGCCGCTTCCGCTTCGACTTCGGTTCGCCGTCCGCCGTTCCGACGGCCGTGATGACTGACGTGGAGCAGAAGATCAACGAGGTGCTCGCCCGCGACCTCGACGTCCGCGCCGACGTCATGGGCATCGACGAGGCCAAGAAGCAGGGCGCCATCGCCGAGTTCGGCGAGAAGTACGGCGAGCGGGTGCGCGTGGTGACCATCGGCGACTTCTCCAAGGAGCTGTGCGGCGGCACCCACGTGCACAACACCTCGCAGCTCGGCCTGGTCAAGCTGCTCGGTGAGTCGTCCATCGGCTCCGGGGTCCGCCGTATCGAGGCGCTCGTCGGTGTCGACGCGTACAACTTCCTCGCCCGTGAGCACACCGTCGTCGCCCAGCTCCAGGAGCTGATCAAGGGCCGTCCGGAGGAGCTCCCGGAGAAGGTCTCCGCCATGCTCGGCAAGCTGAAGGACGCCGAGAAGGAGATCGAGAAGTTCCGCGCGGAGAAGGTCCTCCAGGCCGCCGCCGGTCTCGCCGAGTCCGCCAAGGACGTCCGCGGGATCGCCGTCGTCACCGGTCAGGTCCCGGACGGCACCACCCCCGACGACCTGCGCAAGCTGGTCCTCGACGTGCGCGGCCGCATCCAGGGCGGCCGGGCCGCCGTGGTGGCCCTGTTCACCGTCAACAACGGCAAGCCGCTGACGGTCATCGCCACCAACGAGCCCGCCCGCGAGCGCGGCCTCAAGGCCGGTGACCTGGTCCGCACGGCCGCCAAGACCCTCGGTGGCGGCGGTGGCGGAAAGCCGGACGTCGCCCAGGGCGGCGGCCAGAACCCGGCCGCGATCGGCGAGGCCGTGGACGCCGTGGAGCGCACGGTCGGGGAGACGGCCAAGTAA
- a CDS encoding ABC transporter permease: MTTTAVRSRTAPGTERLPGVWGLGLRRGALEIRQFFRQRDQVVFTFAFPVVFLFLFASIFSDDVEGAGIKASQLYVPAMMAAGIMSTSFQSLGISIAVERDEKVLRRLRGTPMPPAAYFLGKIWLVLVTGILETAILLLVGTTLYDVHLPSDAGRWFAFAWIFVLGLTGCALLGIAVSSVPKSSKSASSVVVLPFLVLQFISGVYISIDTIPDWMLNIGALFPLKWMCQGLRGVFLPDSAQVLEQAGGWEFGRTALVLGAWCVGGLLLCLLTFRWKNRRDG, translated from the coding sequence ATGACCACGACCGCCGTACGGTCCCGGACCGCTCCCGGCACGGAGAGGCTGCCCGGCGTCTGGGGGCTCGGGCTGCGCCGGGGCGCCCTGGAGATCAGGCAGTTCTTCCGCCAGCGCGACCAGGTGGTGTTCACCTTCGCCTTCCCGGTGGTCTTCCTGTTCCTGTTCGCGTCGATCTTCAGCGACGACGTGGAGGGAGCGGGCATCAAGGCCTCGCAGCTGTACGTCCCGGCGATGATGGCCGCCGGCATCATGTCGACGAGCTTCCAGTCGCTCGGCATCTCGATCGCCGTCGAACGGGACGAGAAGGTGCTGCGCAGGCTGCGCGGGACCCCGATGCCGCCGGCGGCGTACTTCCTCGGCAAGATCTGGCTGGTTCTCGTCACCGGCATCCTGGAGACGGCGATCCTGCTGCTCGTCGGCACCACGCTGTACGACGTTCATCTGCCCTCGGACGCCGGCCGGTGGTTCGCGTTCGCCTGGATCTTCGTGCTCGGTCTCACCGGCTGCGCGCTGCTGGGCATCGCGGTCAGTTCGGTGCCCAAGTCCAGCAAGAGCGCGAGTTCCGTGGTCGTCCTGCCCTTTCTGGTCCTCCAGTTCATCTCCGGGGTGTACATCTCGATCGACACGATCCCCGACTGGATGCTGAACATCGGCGCGCTGTTCCCGCTGAAGTGGATGTGCCAGGGGCTGCGCGGGGTGTTCCTGCCGGACTCGGCGCAGGTTCTGGAGCAGGCCGGCGGCTGGGAGTTCGGGCGCACCGCCCTGGTGCTGGGGGCGTGGTGCGTCGGAGGATTGCTGCTGTGCCTGCTGACTTTCCGGTGGAAGAACCGGCGCGACGGGTGA
- the rpsD gene encoding 30S ribosomal protein S4 — translation MANQPRPKVKKSRALGIALTPKAVKYFEARPYPPGEHGRGRKQNSDYKVRLLEKQRLRAQYDVSERQLVRAYERAAKTQGKTGEALVIELERRLDALVLRSGIARTIYQARQMVVHGHIEVNGQKVDKPSFRVRPDDVVMVRERSREKTLFSIAREGGFAPEGETPRYLQVNLKALAFRLDREPNRKEIPVICDEQLVVEYYAR, via the coding sequence GTGGCGAACCAGCCCCGCCCCAAGGTCAAGAAGTCGCGTGCCCTCGGCATCGCGCTGACCCCGAAGGCCGTCAAGTACTTCGAGGCCCGTCCCTACCCGCCGGGTGAGCACGGTCGTGGCCGCAAGCAGAACTCGGACTACAAGGTCCGTCTGCTCGAGAAGCAGCGTCTGCGCGCGCAGTACGACGTGTCCGAGCGTCAGCTCGTCCGCGCCTACGAGCGTGCCGCCAAGACCCAGGGCAAGACCGGTGAGGCCCTGGTCATCGAGCTCGAGCGTCGTCTCGACGCGCTGGTCCTGCGTTCGGGCATCGCCCGCACGATCTACCAGGCCCGCCAGATGGTCGTCCACGGCCACATCGAGGTCAACGGTCAGAAGGTCGACAAGCCGTCCTTCCGCGTCCGTCCCGACGATGTCGTGATGGTCCGCGAGCGCAGCCGCGAGAAGACCCTCTTCTCGATCGCCCGTGAGGGCGGCTTCGCCCCCGAGGGCGAGACCCCGCGCTACCTCCAGGTGAACCTCAAGGCCCTGGCGTTCCGCCTGGACCGTGAGCCGAACCGCAAGGAGATCCCGGTGATCTGCGACGAGCAGCTCGTCGTCGAGTACTACGCCCGCTGA
- a CDS encoding AAA family ATPase produces the protein MRSHRPDDTEVNGNLPLELAGFVGRRAELPELARALDASRLVTVTGPGGIGKSRLAARVASGRRTPPDGVWRVELASVRDPEFVDYAVVETLGLTDHTARPPRATLLAHLAGRRLLLVLDGFEHLVDACATLVADLLGQVPGLAVLAVGRRPLRVAGEQVFALGPLGEDEAVELFAERAGRQGVTVGDDPHVRELCRRLDGIPLAIELAAGRLGALCPGQLLERLDDRFRLLTGGGRDTLPRHRTLRTAIGWSHELCTPEERLLWSRLSVFAGQFDLEAAEYVCSGGGLHSDDVLDVLSALLAQSVVAREETATGVRYRMLDTVRAYGAEWLEATGDAVRLRRRHRDWYVGLATCCELDWFSPRQNEVAARIEAELPNLRCALEYCLTAPDGAELGRHLAGSLWFCWVGCGRLSEGRHWLERSIELEPGHEHSRLKALWVLGYVAILQGDTAPALAALEECRTEAERSANPTAVAYAEHRTGCLALVSDDMPRAERLLRSSLERYQEIGELNSNVLMAQVELAMARAFLGDLPDAVRLCEDVRRVCEDHGERWARSYALYVLAYAAWSEGDPARARELLTDCLACAHAFHDLLGSVLSIELLALVTVTGGDATEAAVLQGAAASLWPSVGLPLFGSAYYNAPHELCETLVRQRLGDERYEECVRQGRALGREAAVSRALGRAHPAAGLPAPRGCERHTEAARGTQQPAASPARKGGETAG, from the coding sequence ATGCGCAGTCATCGACCCGACGACACCGAGGTGAACGGCAATCTGCCCCTGGAGCTCGCCGGCTTCGTGGGCCGGCGCGCGGAACTCCCGGAGCTGGCACGGGCCCTGGACGCCTCGCGCCTGGTGACGGTGACGGGCCCCGGCGGTATCGGCAAGTCACGGCTCGCGGCGCGGGTGGCGAGCGGTCGGCGCACCCCGCCCGACGGCGTGTGGCGCGTAGAGCTGGCCTCCGTACGCGACCCGGAGTTCGTCGACTACGCCGTCGTGGAGACCCTGGGGCTGACGGACCACACCGCACGGCCCCCGCGCGCGACGCTGCTGGCCCACCTGGCCGGGCGTCGGCTCCTGCTGGTCCTCGATGGTTTCGAGCATCTGGTGGACGCGTGCGCGACCCTGGTCGCCGACCTGCTGGGGCAGGTGCCGGGGTTGGCCGTCCTCGCCGTGGGGCGCCGGCCGCTGCGCGTCGCCGGCGAGCAGGTCTTCGCCCTGGGCCCGCTGGGCGAGGACGAGGCCGTGGAACTGTTCGCGGAGCGGGCCGGGCGGCAGGGCGTGACGGTCGGCGACGATCCTCACGTACGGGAGCTGTGCCGGCGCCTGGACGGCATTCCGCTGGCGATCGAGCTGGCCGCGGGCCGGCTCGGGGCCCTGTGCCCAGGGCAGTTGCTGGAGCGGCTCGACGACCGGTTCCGGCTGCTGACGGGGGGCGGCCGGGACACGCTGCCCCGGCACCGGACGCTGCGCACGGCGATCGGCTGGAGCCACGAACTGTGCACGCCCGAGGAGCGGTTGCTGTGGTCACGGCTCTCGGTGTTCGCCGGTCAGTTCGACCTGGAGGCCGCCGAGTACGTGTGCAGCGGCGGTGGCCTGCACTCCGACGACGTCCTCGACGTCCTGTCCGCGCTGCTCGCCCAGTCGGTGGTGGCCCGCGAGGAGACCGCGACTGGCGTGCGCTACCGGATGCTCGACACGGTCCGGGCGTACGGCGCCGAGTGGCTGGAGGCGACGGGCGACGCGGTCCGGCTGCGCAGGCGGCACCGCGACTGGTACGTGGGCCTGGCCACCTGCTGCGAGCTGGACTGGTTCTCCCCGCGGCAGAACGAGGTGGCCGCGCGGATCGAGGCCGAGCTGCCGAACCTGCGCTGTGCTCTGGAGTACTGCCTGACCGCGCCGGACGGGGCTGAGCTGGGCCGGCATCTCGCGGGCTCCCTGTGGTTCTGCTGGGTGGGCTGCGGCCGGCTCTCGGAGGGCCGGCACTGGCTGGAGCGCAGCATCGAGCTGGAGCCGGGCCATGAGCACTCCCGTCTGAAGGCCCTGTGGGTCCTCGGCTATGTGGCGATCCTCCAGGGCGACACCGCGCCGGCGCTGGCGGCGCTGGAGGAGTGCCGGACGGAGGCGGAGCGGTCCGCGAATCCGACGGCTGTGGCGTACGCCGAGCACCGCACGGGCTGTCTGGCGCTCGTCTCGGACGACATGCCCCGCGCGGAGAGGCTGCTGCGCTCGTCGCTGGAGCGCTACCAGGAGATCGGCGAGCTCAACAGCAACGTGCTGATGGCCCAGGTCGAGCTGGCGATGGCCCGCGCCTTCCTGGGCGATCTGCCGGACGCGGTGCGGCTGTGCGAGGACGTGCGCCGGGTGTGCGAGGACCACGGCGAGCGCTGGGCGCGGTCGTACGCGCTGTACGTCCTCGCGTACGCGGCCTGGAGCGAGGGGGACCCGGCACGCGCGCGGGAGCTGCTCACCGACTGTCTGGCCTGCGCGCACGCCTTTCACGACCTGCTCGGCTCGGTGCTGTCGATCGAGCTCCTGGCCCTGGTCACGGTGACCGGGGGCGACGCGACCGAGGCCGCGGTGCTCCAGGGTGCGGCGGCCTCGCTGTGGCCGTCGGTGGGCCTCCCGCTGTTCGGTTCGGCCTACTACAACGCCCCGCACGAGCTCTGCGAGACGCTGGTTCGGCAGCGGCTGGGCGACGAGCGGTACGAGGAGTGCGTACGGCAGGGCAGGGCGCTCGGGCGGGAGGCCGCCGTTTCCCGGGCGCTGGGCCGTGCCCACCCTGCCGCCGGGCTGCCGGCGCCGCGGGGCTGCGAGCGGCACACCGAGGCGGCCCGTGGCACGCAGCAGCCCGCCGCCTCGCCCGCCCGGAAGGGCGGGGAGACGGCGGGCTGA
- the ruvX gene encoding Holliday junction resolvase RuvX, with amino-acid sequence MRRGRRLAIDVGDARIGVASCDPDGILATPVETVPGRDVPAAHRRLKQLVEEYEPIEVVVGLPRSLKGGEGPAAVKVRGFVQELARGIAPVPVRLVDERMTTVTASQGLRASGVKSKKGRSVIDQAAAVIILQQALESERVSGKAPGEGVEVVI; translated from the coding sequence ATGCGCCGAGGCCGCAGGCTCGCGATCGACGTCGGGGACGCCCGTATCGGGGTCGCCTCGTGCGACCCCGACGGGATCCTCGCCACCCCGGTGGAGACGGTCCCGGGCCGTGACGTCCCGGCGGCCCACCGCCGGCTGAAGCAGCTGGTCGAGGAGTACGAACCGATCGAGGTCGTCGTCGGTCTCCCTCGCTCCCTCAAGGGGGGCGAGGGCCCGGCCGCCGTGAAGGTCCGCGGCTTCGTCCAAGAGCTCGCCCGGGGGATCGCGCCCGTTCCGGTCAGGCTCGTCGACGAGCGCATGACCACCGTGACGGCCAGCCAGGGACTGCGCGCATCCGGAGTGAAATCCAAAAAGGGCAGATCGGTCATCGACCAGGCAGCAGCCGTGATCATTCTTCAGCAGGCCCTGGAATCCGAACGGGTGTCAGGTAAAGCACCCGGCGAGGGCGTCGAAGTGGTCATCTGA
- a CDS encoding ABC transporter ATP-binding protein yields the protein MTTHANELAVDVRGLRKQYGDVTALDGIDLGIRKGEVFGLLGPNGAGKSTTVEILQGNRDRDAGEVSVLGADPAHGTRAWRSKVGIVWQDESAPAELTVAETVRHFAHYYPRPRDPEEVIGLVGLEAKAGSRIKALSGGQRRRLDVALGVIGGPELLLLDEPTTGFDPAARRQFWDLIRKLSVEGTTILLTTHYLEEAEALADRLAVVSRGHVVAEGEPAALRERYGSGATVEWTEPDGTLRAVPTDTPTRTVAELMPRFDGEIPGLRVSRPTLEDVYLRLTGQEDA from the coding sequence ATGACCACACACGCGAACGAACTCGCGGTGGACGTTCGGGGGCTGCGCAAGCAGTACGGCGACGTGACCGCGCTCGACGGGATCGATCTCGGCATCCGCAAGGGCGAGGTCTTCGGCCTGCTCGGGCCCAATGGCGCGGGCAAAAGCACCACGGTGGAGATCCTCCAGGGCAACCGGGACCGGGACGCGGGTGAGGTGTCCGTGCTCGGCGCGGACCCGGCGCACGGCACACGCGCGTGGCGTTCAAAAGTCGGAATTGTCTGGCAGGACGAATCCGCGCCCGCCGAGTTGACGGTGGCGGAGACCGTCCGGCATTTCGCCCACTACTACCCGCGGCCACGGGACCCCGAGGAGGTCATCGGGCTGGTGGGTCTGGAGGCGAAGGCGGGCAGCCGGATCAAGGCCCTGTCCGGCGGTCAGCGCCGGCGCCTCGACGTGGCCTTGGGCGTGATCGGGGGCCCCGAGCTGCTGCTCCTGGACGAGCCGACGACCGGCTTCGACCCGGCGGCCCGGCGCCAGTTCTGGGACCTGATCCGCAAGCTGTCCGTCGAGGGCACCACGATCCTGCTCACCACGCACTACCTGGAAGAGGCCGAGGCGCTCGCCGACCGGCTGGCCGTGGTCTCCCGGGGCCACGTCGTCGCCGAGGGCGAGCCGGCCGCCCTGCGGGAACGCTACGGCTCCGGTGCCACCGTCGAGTGGACCGAGCCGGACGGCACCCTGCGCGCGGTGCCCACGGACACCCCGACCAGGACGGTCGCCGAGCTGATGCCCCGCTTCGACGGCGAGATCCCGGGGCTCCGGGTCAGCCGCCCCACGCTGGAGGACGTCTACCTCCGGCTCACCGGACAGGAGGACGCGTGA